From Providencia sp. R33, a single genomic window includes:
- a CDS encoding CYTH domain-containing protein codes for MAKEIERKFLVSGDSWRELAKGVRYTQGYLNSQKERTVRIRTIDDKAFLTIKGLTVGITRTEYEYEIPYADCVAMLTQLAEQPIIDKKRYKIPYDGLVWEVDEFFGVNEGLIVAEVELSDENQAFKKPDWVGEEISSDPKYFNSNLVANPYTTWKK; via the coding sequence ATGGCTAAAGAAATTGAACGTAAATTTTTAGTATCGGGTGATTCATGGAGAGAATTAGCAAAAGGAGTTCGTTATACCCAAGGATATTTAAATAGTCAGAAAGAGCGTACCGTTAGAATAAGAACTATCGATGATAAAGCATTCCTGACAATTAAAGGACTCACTGTGGGTATCACTCGCACAGAATATGAGTATGAAATCCCCTACGCTGACTGTGTTGCCATGCTGACTCAACTGGCAGAGCAGCCCATTATTGATAAAAAACGCTACAAAATACCTTATGACGGATTGGTGTGGGAAGTTGATGAATTTTTTGGGGTGAATGAAGGCTTAATTGTCGCCGAAGTTGAACTTAGCGATGAAAACCAAGCATTCAAAAAACCAGATTGGGTAGGTGAGGAGATTTCGTCAGATCCGAAATACTTTAACTCTAATCTCGTTGCTAATCCTTATACTACTTGGAAAAAATAA
- a CDS encoding LysR family transcriptional regulator, with protein sequence MTHNTVSRMNLDHLKTFHYVAKSGSFTQAAHILFLSQPAVSQQIQGLENSLRVSLFDRSRKKITLTSEGKVLYSYTERLFALFDEIEHVFQDLNLLQTGTLTIAATAVMGGYYLPDILKKFNARYPLIHIKIKIGNSQQVMDWVANQEAEIGLAGRVPIVPNVNQVFLHREPYVAVVGTNSPLLQLQRPLTINEFTNSSLVMREKGTRTRAKIEDWLKINSPQSDATAPVITVTNLEATKRLIATGFGITALPYLSVIDDISAGKLIQLQINGFDMNADYYLTYQTNRSLSAAAFQFIMLLREISNEIRLNSDIEQLIHAENI encoded by the coding sequence ATGACACACAACACCGTCAGCCGCATGAATTTAGACCACCTAAAAACATTCCATTATGTTGCTAAAAGTGGCAGTTTTACCCAAGCTGCACATATTTTATTTCTCAGCCAACCCGCTGTTAGCCAACAAATTCAAGGTCTAGAAAACTCACTTCGCGTGTCCTTGTTTGATCGCTCACGAAAAAAAATCACTCTAACCAGTGAAGGAAAAGTACTTTACAGTTATACCGAGAGGTTATTCGCTTTATTTGATGAAATTGAGCACGTTTTTCAAGACCTAAATTTATTGCAAACAGGCACTCTCACTATTGCCGCCACTGCCGTCATGGGAGGTTATTACTTACCCGATATCCTCAAAAAATTTAATGCACGTTACCCACTTATTCATATCAAAATTAAAATCGGTAATTCCCAACAAGTGATGGATTGGGTGGCTAATCAAGAGGCCGAAATTGGTTTAGCTGGCCGAGTGCCAATTGTACCAAACGTCAATCAGGTGTTTTTGCATCGGGAACCTTATGTGGCTGTTGTAGGAACAAACTCACCGCTATTACAACTTCAACGCCCCTTGACCATCAATGAATTCACCAATTCCTCGCTCGTTATGCGGGAAAAAGGCACCCGAACGCGAGCAAAAATTGAAGATTGGTTAAAAATAAATTCGCCACAAAGTGATGCAACAGCCCCTGTCATTACCGTGACAAATTTAGAAGCAACTAAGCGGCTTATCGCAACGGGTTTTGGGATCACTGCTTTACCTTATCTCAGTGTTATTGACGATATTAGCGCAGGAAAATTAATCCAATTACAAATAAATGGCTTCGATATGAATGCGGATTATTATTTAACTTATCAAACCAATCGTTCCTTATCTGCTGCTGCTTTTCAATTTATTATGTTATTACGCGAAATCTCGAATGAAATTCGGTTAAACAGTGATATTGAGCAACTTATTCATGCAGAAAATATCTAA
- a CDS encoding SLC13 family permease, with product MSANSKPSFDPLDMRNYSLEKFRDIKAGPLMQNLKLIGVPLAILSFLFFELQWCGTIDVFESQTKVPAAHCYSAMGIFVASLILWLTEAIPNYLTSLIVVVVVIVTGVMKMRPAFAMLGEPVMILNIASFILASALVTTGLAKRISLMLVLKTKNHLTMLFLCFVALNLIFGAFISATSAKTALLLPLFMVISAIYGATGGAQRNNVGRNMVLLNLLANNVSASAFLTGSAANLLAAAMLEKAGALVTYQDWFIALFPLAVIQCLVAWWTGTRVIFRITDEEKTPKLEGGMGRLQTEYEMLGKVKISEIKAGIVFLLVLLLWSTGKWTGLRAEVVALAGACIVLMPSFSRLPAMGVMKWNDADIPWHMLMFSFGAYVLGGMMDQTDIVGLYVHKAFDHWNIDPQGAGKLLVFAILSAVFALTTLISESKTARTIILFPIIIAIAQRYDWDLVGFCLPMAFMINQVYVLYFNSKPANISYLTDQYSTGDSFKYGMIQLVLIWILLILWTHYVMPLMGFNSYLW from the coding sequence ATGTCAGCGAATAGTAAGCCAAGTTTTGATCCCCTTGATATGCGGAATTATTCCTTAGAAAAATTCCGTGATATTAAAGCGGGTCCACTAATGCAAAATCTCAAATTAATTGGTGTCCCCTTAGCTATTCTCTCATTCCTTTTTTTCGAATTACAATGGTGCGGTACAATTGATGTGTTTGAATCTCAAACTAAAGTACCGGCTGCCCACTGCTATAGCGCAATGGGGATCTTCGTTGCCTCATTAATTCTCTGGCTCACAGAGGCCATTCCAAATTACCTCACATCCTTGATTGTCGTGGTGGTCGTTATTGTAACTGGTGTCATGAAGATGCGACCTGCTTTTGCTATGTTGGGTGAGCCTGTCATGATCTTAAACATCGCGAGCTTTATTCTTGCCAGTGCACTCGTCACTACAGGGCTGGCAAAACGAATTTCGTTGATGTTAGTTTTAAAAACCAAAAATCACTTAACCATGCTGTTTCTCTGTTTTGTCGCACTCAACCTGATTTTTGGTGCATTTATCAGTGCAACCTCAGCAAAAACTGCCCTTTTATTGCCTCTCTTTATGGTAATTTCTGCCATCTATGGTGCAACAGGCGGCGCACAACGCAATAACGTAGGCCGGAATATGGTGCTACTAAACCTGCTAGCAAATAACGTCTCTGCCAGCGCATTTTTAACTGGTTCGGCAGCTAATTTACTGGCTGCCGCAATGTTAGAAAAAGCAGGTGCATTAGTCACTTACCAAGATTGGTTTATTGCCCTCTTCCCACTCGCTGTGATCCAGTGTTTAGTTGCATGGTGGACGGGTACACGCGTTATTTTCCGCATTACAGATGAAGAAAAAACGCCGAAATTAGAAGGCGGTATGGGACGCCTGCAGACAGAATACGAAATGCTTGGGAAAGTCAAAATCAGTGAAATCAAAGCCGGTATCGTTTTTCTCTTAGTTTTACTCTTGTGGTCTACGGGAAAATGGACAGGTCTACGTGCTGAAGTTGTCGCTCTTGCTGGTGCATGTATCGTACTCATGCCATCGTTTTCTCGCTTACCTGCAATGGGCGTCATGAAATGGAATGATGCGGATATTCCGTGGCATATGTTGATGTTTAGCTTTGGTGCATACGTCTTAGGCGGCATGATGGACCAAACTGATATCGTAGGTTTATATGTTCACAAAGCATTTGACCATTGGAATATTGACCCTCAAGGTGCAGGAAAGCTGCTCGTCTTTGCTATATTAAGTGCTGTTTTTGCCCTGACAACATTGATTAGTGAAAGTAAAACCGCCCGTACCATTATTCTATTCCCGATTATTATCGCAATTGCACAACGGTATGATTGGGATTTAGTTGGCTTCTGTTTACCGATGGCGTTTATGATTAACCAAGTGTATGTCCTGTATTTTAATTCTAAGCCTGCCAATATCAGCTATTTAACAGACCAATATTCAACTGGTGACTCATTTAAATATGGTATGATTCAACTTGTCCTTATCTGGATACTGCTAATTCTGTGGACTCATTACGTAATGCCACTCATGGGTTTTAACAGTTATCTTTGGTAA